Proteins encoded within one genomic window of Saccharopolyspora pogona:
- a CDS encoding DUF58 domain-containing protein — protein sequence MSAAPHSGRDDRPSWAPPALDSGRLEVALRSLELNVRGRLDGLLQGNHLGLMPGPGTEPGEARFYQPGDDVRRMDWAVTARTAEPHIRQTVADRELETWVAVDLSPSLDFGSAACDKRELAVAALAAVMFLTSGGGNRIGAVVDNGTSPLRLPARGGAAYARALLKKVAETPRAEEGTRGDLAKLLESLRRPPRRRGLAVVISDFLGPTDWQRALRGLGARHSLLAIEVLDPRDLELPDVGTVLLSDPETGKQREVHTTPVLRKEFAAAAAAHRDQVAAVLRRAGCAHLSLRTDSDWIADVVRFVVARKRGWSGGAA from the coding sequence GTGTCCGCAGCACCCCATTCCGGCCGCGACGATCGTCCGTCCTGGGCACCGCCCGCCCTGGACTCCGGACGGCTGGAGGTCGCCCTGCGGTCGCTGGAGCTGAACGTGCGCGGCCGGCTCGACGGCCTCCTGCAAGGCAACCACCTGGGGCTGATGCCCGGTCCGGGCACCGAGCCGGGCGAGGCGCGGTTCTACCAGCCAGGCGACGACGTGCGGCGGATGGACTGGGCGGTCACCGCCCGTACCGCCGAACCGCACATCCGGCAGACGGTCGCGGACCGCGAGCTGGAGACCTGGGTGGCGGTGGACCTGTCGCCGAGCCTGGACTTCGGCTCGGCGGCCTGCGACAAGCGGGAGCTGGCCGTCGCCGCGCTGGCCGCAGTGATGTTCCTGACCAGCGGCGGCGGCAACCGGATCGGCGCGGTGGTGGACAACGGCACCAGCCCGCTCCGGCTGCCGGCGCGCGGTGGCGCGGCGTATGCGCGGGCGCTGCTGAAGAAGGTGGCCGAGACGCCGCGCGCCGAGGAAGGCACGCGGGGTGATCTAGCGAAGTTGCTGGAGTCGCTGCGTCGACCGCCCCGGCGGCGCGGGCTGGCGGTGGTCATCTCGGATTTCCTGGGGCCGACGGATTGGCAACGCGCGCTGCGCGGGCTGGGGGCCCGCCACTCGCTGCTGGCGATCGAGGTGTTGGACCCGCGAGACCTGGAATTGCCCGATGTCGGCACCGTCCTGCTGTCGGACCCGGAAACGGGCAAGCAGCGGGAGGTGCACACGACCCCGGTGCTGCGCAAGGAGTTCGCCGCCGCCGCTGCGGCGCACCGCGACCAGGTCGCGGCCGTGCTGCGGCGAGCCGGGTGCGCGCACCTGTCGTTGCGGACGGACTCGGACTGGATCGCCGACGTGGTGCGGTTCGTGGTGGCGCGCAAACGGGGTTGGTCCGGAGGAGCTGCTTGA